The following coding sequences lie in one Zingiber officinale cultivar Zhangliang chromosome 2B, Zo_v1.1, whole genome shotgun sequence genomic window:
- the LOC122048126 gene encoding uncharacterized protein LOC122048126, with amino-acid sequence MEIDYRTRLTAMLDVTHFLLKQGLPFRGHDESTSSSNREITLAIINDIGDKFFSLMVDEARDSSVKEHMGVVLSSHSLKMAIDALFVQHGLSLSRLRGQGYDGASNMRGEFNGLKSLILQENSFAMYVHCFSHQLQLVLVAVAHDNFTDNMLTRGHGRRRGQLITNFHHYRVEIFCQVVDLIIQEMNNRFSEVSTELLGCISCLHPRNSFSQFDVHKLIHLADFYPEDFCGTDYLFLEQQLMSYFYNLRDGPYFSSIDDLGILAQKLVETEKHLVFPLVYRMIELALVLPVATASVERVFSAMKTVKTDLRNRMGDEWMNDSLVVYIEKDIFSTIENEQILQHFQQMQSRRIQLPPLVPTRQSSQTSVMENRSSIKWDKGKALEF; translated from the exons ATGGAAATTGATTATCGGACTCGTTTAACAGCAATGTTGGATGTGACACACTTTCTATTGAAGCAAGGATTGCCCTTTCGTGGACACGATGAGTCAACTAGTTCTTCAAATAGAG AGATTACACTTGCTATAATCAATGATATTGGAGATAAATTCTTTTCTTTGATGGTTGATGAGGCTAGGGACAGTTCAGTGAAGGAGCATATGGGAGTTGTTTTGAG TTCTCATTCTTTGAAAATGGCTATTGATGCTTTATTTGTGCAACATGGTTTATCATTATCTAGATTGAGAGGCCAAGGATATGATGGAGCTTCAAATATGCGTGGTGAGTTCAATGGATTGAAATCTCTGATACTACAAGAAAATTCATTTGCAATGTATGTTCACTGTTTCTCTCACCAGCTCCAATTAGTTCTTGTTGCTGTTGCCCATGATAATTTTACT GACAACATGCTAACTCGTGGTCATGGTAGGCGTAGAGGGCAGCTCATCACCAATTTTCATCATTATCGTGTGGAGATTTTTTGtcag GTTGTTGATTTAATTATACAAGAGATGAATAATCGTTTTTCAGAAGTTAGTACAGAATTGCTTGGTTGCATATCATGTCTTCATCCAAGAAATTCTTTCTCTCAATTTGATGTTCACAAACTCATCCATCTTGCTGATTTTTATCCCGAGGACTTCTGTGGTActgattatttatttttggaacaaCAACTTATGAGTTACTTTTATAATCTGCGAGATGGTCCTTACTTTTCTTCAATTGATGACTTGGGAATTCTTGCTCAGAAATTGGTTGAGACTGAAAAACATTTGGTGTTCCCATTGGTTTATCGTATGATAGAGTTGGCATTAGTTTTACCAGTTGCAACTGCTTCGGTTGAACGAGTGTTTTCTGCAATGAAGACTGTAAAGACTGATTTACGTAATAGAATGggagatgaatggatgaatgaCAGTCTAGTTGTATACATTGAAAAGGATATCTTTTCTACAATTGAAAATGAGCAAATATTACAACATTTTCAACAAATGCAGTCTCGTAGAATCCAATTGCCTCCTCTTGTACCGACTCGTCAGTCGTCGCAGACTTCT GTTATGGAGAATCGGTCTAGTATTAAGTGGGACAAGGGAAAGGCTCTCGAGTTCTAG